A region of Mauremys mutica isolate MM-2020 ecotype Southern chromosome 2, ASM2049712v1, whole genome shotgun sequence DNA encodes the following proteins:
- the PLEKHF2 gene encoding pleckstrin homology domain-containing family F member 2 — translation MVDRLANSEANTRRISIVENCFGAAGQPLTIPGRVLIGEGVLTKLCRKKPKARQFFLFNDILVYGNIVIQKKKYNKQHIIPLENVTIDSIQDEGDLRNGWLIKTPTKSFAVYAATATEKSEWMSHINKCVSDLLSKSGKTPSNEHAAVWVPDSEATVCMRCQKAKFTPVNRRHHCRKCGFVVCGPCSEKRFLLPSQSSKPVRICDFCYDLLSTGEMTTCQTTRSDSYSQSPKSPLNDVSDDDDDDDSSD, via the coding sequence ATGGTGGATCGCTTGGCAAACAGTGAAGCAAATACTAGACGAATAAGTATAGTGGAAAACTGTTTTGGAGCAGCTGGTCAACCTTTGACTATTCCTGGTCGTGTTCTGATTGGAGAAGGAGTGTTAACAAAGCTGTGTAGGAAGAAACCTAAAGCAAGACAGTTTTTCTTATTCAATGATATTCTTGTCTATGGTAACATTGTTATCCAGAAGAAAAAATACAATAAACAGCACATAATTCCACTGGAAAATGTCACTATTGATTCCATCCAAGATGAGGGGGACTTACGGAATGGGTGGCTTATTAAGACACCAACAAAATCTTTTGCAGTTTATGCTGCCACTGCCACAGAGAAGTCTGAATGGATGAGCCACATAAATAAATGTGTTTCTGATTTGCTTTCCAAAAGTGGGAAAACTCCCAGTAATGAACATGCAGCTGTCTGGGTGCCTGACTCAGAGGCTACTGTTTGCATGCGTTGTCAGAAAGCAAAATTTACACCTGTCAATCGTCGTCACCACTGTCGCAAATGTGGCTTTGTTGTATGCGGACCCTGTTCTGAAAAGAGGTTTCTTCTTCCCAGTCAGTCCTCCAAGCCTGTGCGGATTTGTGACTTCTGTTATGATCTTCTTTCTACTGGGGAGATGACCACTTGTCAGACCACTAGATCAGACTCTTACAGCCAGTCACCTAAGTCCCCTTTAAATGATGTATCCGATGATGATGACGATGATGATAGCAGTGATTAA